Below is a window of Flavobacterium cyclinae DNA.
TTTTAAAGTAGCTAAATCTTGTAATGCAGCATCGTGTTTTTCACGCTTTTCTTTATAAACCGGACCTTTGCCTAACTTCTTAGTTCCAGCAGTTCCTTCCGCTTCGGTGATGTAAACCGAATACAAATCGTTCACTTCTTTCTCTTTTTTTAGAATGTCCGATTTTAAACTATCTATTTGTGCTTTGTTTTTATCTAAATCCGATTGAAAATAATTGACTACTTGTTTTTTGTTGGCCAACATCATTTCGTTCTTTTCTTTTAATAAAACAGTATTGATTTCTTTTTCGAAGATTTTGATTTCCAAAGGTTTTGAAATTACAATAGCAATGATAATTGCCAAAGCAATTCGAGGAGTTGCCTGAATAAATTCGTCTAGAAAGCTATCTCTTTTTTTAATGGTAGAAACAATAAATCGGTCCAAATTAAAAATAAGCAAACCCCAAACTAATCCGAAAGCTATGGCAATAAAAGGATTGTCGAAAACAGTAAAAAGGGCATAAGAACTTGCTATAAAAGCCATTACGGCTGTGAAGAATACGGTAGCTCCAATTCCGGCATATTTGTTTTGCTCGCCATTAGAACAGCCGTTAATTATGTTGGAATCTACGCCCGAACATAACATAAAAAAACGTTTTAACATGATGATTGATTTTGATCCACCAAAAGCGGACAGGTTGATGATTGATGATTAGTACAAATTTAACGCCAAATGTTTCAATTTAGTGTGTATTTGTTGATAAATAAGAGGTAAAAGAAAACCCTTACATTGCTGCAAGGGTTTAAATTATTTTGAGATGCTGATTCGCCTAGGCTGACAGCATGACAATTAATATCTATAATATTCTGGTTTGAATGGACCTTGAACTTCAACTCCAATATAAGCAGCTTGCTCAGCATTTAAAGTTTCTAATTCAACTCCTAATTTAGCTAAGTGAAGAGCTGCTACTTTTTCATCTAAATGTTTAGGTAACATATACACTTCATTTTTGTAAGCTGCACTGTTTGTCCATAATTCAATTTGAGCTAACGTTTGGTTAGTAAATGAATTTGACATTACAAAACTTGGGTGACCTGTAGCACAACCTAAATTTACTAAACGACCTTCAGCTAAAATGATAACTTCTTTACCGTTTACGTTGTAAATATCAACTTGAGGTTTAACTTCTTGTTTTGTATCACCATAGTTAGCATTTAACCAAGCCATATCGATTTCGTTATCGAAATGTCCAATGTTACAAACAATAGTTTTATCTTTCATAGCTTCAAAGTGACGACCAACAACGATATCTTTATTTCCTGTTGTAGTAATAACGATATCAGCGTTACCAATAACAGTATCTAATTTTTTAACTTCAAAACCATCCATTGCAGCTTGTAAAGCACAAATTGGATCAATTTCAGTAACTGTTACAATAGAACCAGCACCACGGAAAGAAGCAGCAGTTCCTTTTCCTACATCACCATAACCACAAACAACTACTCTTTTTCCTGCTAACATAACATCAGTAGCTCTACGAACCGCATCAACAGCAGATTCTTTACATCCGTATTTGTTGTCAAATTTAGATTTAGTAACGGAGTCATTTACGTTGATAGCTGGCATATATAAAGTTCCTGCTTTCATTCTTTCGTATAAACGGTGAACTCCAGTTGTAGTTTCTTCTGATAAACCTTTAATTCCAGAAACTAATTCTGTGTATCTATCAAAAACCATGTTTGTTAAGTCACCACCATCATCTAAAATCATGTTTAATGGTTGACGATCTTCTCCAAAGAATAAAGTTTGCTCAATACACCAGTCAAATTCTTCTTCATTCATTCCTTTCCATGCATAAACTGGAATTCCAGCAGCAGCAATTGCAGCAGCAGCATGATCTTGAGTAGAGAAAATGTTACAAGAAGACCAAGTTACATCAGCACCTAAAGCAACTAATGTTTCAATTAAAACTGCTGTTTGGATGGTCATGTGTAAACATCCAGCAATACGAGCTCCTTTTAAAGGTTGGCTTGCGCCATATTCTGCTCTTAAAGCCATTAATCCTGGCATTTCAGCTTCAGCTAATTGAATTTCTTTTCTTCCCCATGCTGCTAAAGAAATATCTTTAACTTTGTATGGTACATATGGAATTGTCTTTGTACTCATTATATTTATTAATTAATTTTTAATTTTGAGGTTGCAAAGTTACAACATAAG
It encodes the following:
- a CDS encoding DUF4407 domain-containing protein — encoded protein: MLKRFFMLCSGVDSNIINGCSNGEQNKYAGIGATVFFTAVMAFIASSYALFTVFDNPFIAIAFGLVWGLLIFNLDRFIVSTIKKRDSFLDEFIQATPRIALAIIIAIVISKPLEIKIFEKEINTVLLKEKNEMMLANKKQVVNYFQSDLDKNKAQIDSLKSDILKKEKEVNDLYSVYITEAEGTAGTKKLGKGPVYKEKREKHDAALQDLATLKTTNQAKITDLEAKAKTLQADLDKKVTETQPIIEGFDGLMARINALNKLPFLPSFFIMLLFLAIETSPIIAKLLSPKSEYDFKQEDNEMGIKNMLAQNRYQSELQKQTDAEIYDKVYADIKEDKELYHYKKKSATELLKLQADGFVEKQKKSM
- the ahcY gene encoding adenosylhomocysteinase codes for the protein MSTKTIPYVPYKVKDISLAAWGRKEIQLAEAEMPGLMALRAEYGASQPLKGARIAGCLHMTIQTAVLIETLVALGADVTWSSCNIFSTQDHAAAAIAAAGIPVYAWKGMNEEEFDWCIEQTLFFGEDRQPLNMILDDGGDLTNMVFDRYTELVSGIKGLSEETTTGVHRLYERMKAGTLYMPAINVNDSVTKSKFDNKYGCKESAVDAVRRATDVMLAGKRVVVCGYGDVGKGTAASFRGAGSIVTVTEIDPICALQAAMDGFEVKKLDTVIGNADIVITTTGNKDIVVGRHFEAMKDKTIVCNIGHFDNEIDMAWLNANYGDTKQEVKPQVDIYNVNGKEVIILAEGRLVNLGCATGHPSFVMSNSFTNQTLAQIELWTNSAAYKNEVYMLPKHLDEKVAALHLAKLGVELETLNAEQAAYIGVEVQGPFKPEYYRY